From Mya arenaria isolate MELC-2E11 chromosome 12, ASM2691426v1, the proteins below share one genomic window:
- the LOC128210624 gene encoding uncharacterized protein LOC128210624 — MCRKIDPTLNRKLEDVRRKERERKKKSRLNPDYKKREQELRRHATSNPGRRKHEQELKRNARSNLEKRKREEEQRRNARSNPEKRKHEEELRRNARSNPEKRKHEEEQRRNAWSNPEKRKHEEELRRNARFNHEKRKHEEEQRRNKKHEEELRRNARSNPEKRKHEEEQRRNTRSNPEKRKHEEEQRRNARSNPERRKHEEELRRNARSNSEKRKHEEEQRRNARSNPEKRKHEEELRRNARSNPEKRKHEEELRRNARSNHPTKSMNKSSKGMRGSILKRESMKKN; from the exons ATGTGCAGAAAAATAGACCCTACTCTAAATCGAAAACTTGAAGATGTAAGAAGAAAagaaagagaaagaaaaaagaagtcCAGATTAAATCCAGACTATAAAAAACGTGAACAAGAACTGAGAAGGCATGCTACGTCAAATCCAGGAAGGAGAAAGCACGAACAAGAGCTCAAAAGGAATGCAAGGTCCAATCTTGAAAAGAGAAAGCGTGAAGAAGAACAGAGGAGGAATGCAAGGTCCAATCCTGAAAAGAGAAAGCATGAAGAAGAACTGAGGAGGAATGCAAGGTCCAATCCTGAAAAGAGAAAGCATGAAGAAGAACAGAGGAGGAATGCATGGTCCAATCCTGAAAAGAGAAAGCATGAAGAAGAACTGAGGAGGAATGCAAGGTTCAACCATGAAAAGAGAAAGCATGAAGAAGAACAGAGGAGGAAT AAAAAGCATGAAGAAGAACTGAGGAGGAATGCAAGGTCCAATCCTGAAAAGAGAAAGCATGAAGAAGAACAGAGGAGGAATACAAGGTCCAATCCTGAAAAGAGAAAGCATGAAGAAGAACAGAGAAGGAATGCAAGGTCCAATCCTGAAAGGAGAAAGCATGAAGAAGAACTGAGGAGGAATGCAAGGTCCAATTCTGAAAAGAGAAAGCATGAAGAAGAACAGAGGAGGAATGCAAGGTCCAATCCTGAAAAGAGAAAGCATGAAGAAGAACTGAGGAGGAATGCAAGGTCCAATCCTGAAAAGAGAAAGCATGAAGAAGAACTGAGGAGGAATGCAAGGTCCAACCATCCAACAAAAAGCATGAATAAGAGCTCAAAAGGAATGCGAGGTTCAATCCTGAAAAGAGAAAGCATGAAGAAGAACTGA